Genomic segment of Mercurialis annua linkage group LG6, ddMerAnnu1.2, whole genome shotgun sequence:
TCTTCAACTATCATATTATGTAATATAATACAAGCTTTCATAatacttttgagagttttgcgATGCCAAAATCGTGCTGGTCCACGAACGATGGAAAATCGTGCTTGCAAAACTCCAAATGCTCGTTCAACGTCTTTTCTTGCCGACTCTTGAGCTGTAGCAAACTGTTTGTGCTTATTAGTTTGAGGTGATGGAATTGTTTTTACAAATGTTGACCATGAAGGATATATACCATCAGCAAGGTAGTATCCCATTGTATATTCATGGCCATTGATCGAATAGTTTGCTGGAGGGGCTCGTCCTTCAGCAAGTTCTGTGAATAAGAAAGATCGCTCTAAAACATTAATGTCATTGTGTGATCCTGGTAGTCCAAAAAATGCAGGCCATATCCAAAGATCATACGAAGCGATTGCTTCAAGAACTAGTGTTGGCTCACGAACATGACCAACATACATCCCTTTCCAAGCAACTGGACAATTTTTCCATTTCCAATGCATACAATCAATACTTCCTAACATTCCAGGAAATCCACGACTATCACCTTCTTTTAATAATCTATCTGTATCAGTTTTGGTAGGCGATCTCATGTATCTTTCTGAAAATATTGAAACTATTGCCTCAACAAATTTTTTGAGACTTTCAATCGCAGTGCTTTCACCAATTCTGACATATTCATCAACATAATCAGCTGCAACTCCATATGCAAGCATTCTTAATGCAGCAGTAATTTTTTGAAGAGAAGACAAGCCCAAAAATCCAGCAGCATctcttttttgaataaaatacgGGTCATAAGCTTCTATGGCAGATTGTAAACGAAGAAAAAGAGGTCGACTCATTCGAAATCTCCTTCGAAATAAATTTGGAGAATAAACGGGATTTTCTCCAAAGTAGTCATGATAAAGCTTATAATGGCCATGCATTCTATTACGCCATATATAGGTACGCCTATAAACTGATGTGCGATATAAAGACGCCCGCCTATTTCTATTGACTGATTCTCTTATAGCAGATATTGTCATTTCAATATCATCATCAGAATCAgaatcatcaataaaaaaattaattatacttgTAGAGAGCATGTCTAATGGAAAACAAATTCAGGGAAGTTTAAAGATTATATACTGATATGCTTTTCAATTTGAATGAGTTCTTAAGATCTTGAGTTTCATACCAATTGTTGTctaaaaagagaagaaaagagGAAACGATTGCATCTTGAAGAAGCAGAACTTACTCAACACCAATAAATCAAGGAACATCAGCTGCTTCTATAGGCGTCGGCGGTAATCAAATATATGACTATGAGAAGTGTGTGGCGCAACAATCTTGTATCAAATTAAAGTctatttgttttgttaattgGGTAATTCATTTTTCCAACAAAATGGTATTCTGTGGTGTTCAAGCAGATGGTGGAAAAAGGAATTAGGGAATCACGTATAAAAAAATGAGagggaaaattaaaattaaaaaaagagggAAAGTtgaataattacaaaaagatttataatttagagagtccattgagttcagccaaacattttgctctttatttttaaagatgctctttattttcataaagatgctctttaaaataaagagtatcaTTGCAGTTGCTCTTAGAGCATCCACAATGGACTCTTTATAGTCTAAAATTCTTTATAATAAAGAGTGTGAGTGTGAAAAAACTACTCCAATAAACTctctattttgaaaattaaaaataaagagttggTTTGGCTCTCCACATCTAGAGAGCCAAAACcaactctttatttttgaaaagaacgtgtttttttttatcctcAATCACTTCTCTCCACTTTCTCCTCAATTTTAGGAAAATAAATCTCTGTCATTCGTGTATATTAAAAACAACTCTAACTAAACCAGTTCTGCCATTTTTTTTATCGTACCTACTGTTTCATTACTTCATCAACATGAATTTCCAAAGTTTCATAGATGACAACAGGAACATCAATCTCAATTTAAATTCTGAATTCTCTACCCAACAATCAAACTCAGATgatatttctatttttacaaataattcAGATTTTGGTTTTTCTATTCCACCAGAAACAAATTCTACCAATTCGAAAAGACAGCGTAGCTGTAATTTTACCGTAGAAGAAGATCTACATATTGTTTCATCGTGGCTTAATATCAGTATTGATGCTATACAAGGGAACGAACAAAAACATAGAACGTATTGGACAAGATTATGGGAGTACTTTCATAAATACAGACGTTTTGAATCCGAACGAACGCATATTTCTTTAATGAATCGTTGGTCAACAATTCAGTTAGCTACAAATAAGTTTTGCGGATGTTATGCTCAAATTGAATCGAGAAATCAAAGTGGGATCAATGAGCAAGACAAGGTATGTATCATTTTATACTATGAATATAATCAATCTCTGcattcaattttattatatgaCCAACAGATTTGCATATATATACACTAGCATGAGCCTCTCTTAATTATTCAAAATCATTGATAAGATACCATCCTGATGTAATCAAAGCCACGTAAATTTAGAGTCAATTAGACTTGGTAGTATTTCGGTTCGACTCTATTATTTAAGATCATGGCTGTTTGTCTCCTTCGTATGTATTCTTATGTTAATTATTCTGCTTCATTAATGGTGTACTGTTAGATATTCACATACATCCTAACtttgtttttgttaaatatTACTGACCTATGAGATATCCGTGAAAGCTCCTAGTCATAAATTTTCATCCATTTATATTGTGTATATAGCTTTGATACTGtactttcaatttctttttttttcctttttcagaTTGCTAATGCAAAAATTTTATTTCAAGAACTAAACAAAGGCAAATTTCAGTTTGAACATTGTTGGAACATACTACGATTCAAACCAAAATGGTTAGAAGATTGTGAAAAGAAAAAACCaacgaaaaaaaaagacaaGATTCATGTTAATGCTCCTGCTTCAGAGACTGGATTTACTTTAGGAGATGACAATATTACAGGTAcgaattttatcgatttagagAGACCTCCTGGAAGAAAGGTCgagaaggaaaaaaagaaaagaaagaacaaAGAGATGGAAAATGATTCGTCGGATTCATACATGAATATATTGCAAGAAATGAGAGAGGAAAAGAAGCAAttcaatgaaaaaaaattagatatatttgAAAAAGTATATGTTCAAGGACAAGAGAGACTTCTTTATGAGAAAGAAAAGATGCGATTAGAACAATTGAAAGAAGATGAAAGGATAATGGGAATAGATACGACTGGAATGCCTGAAATGCTTGCGAATTTTTATATTCGATGTCAAAGCGAGATCATTGAAAGGAAATCTagaaatttttagaattttagttgTTGCATTGACTTTTTATTTGTTCTGTTATTAATTATGTTCAACATTCTATGTCCTTGTGTTAATTAGTTTATCTATTCGTTTATCAACAATTTGGTTTTCTTAGGTTTTGATTTTGACTTTTATAAATGCAATTCAGATTTAGCTGTTGTTAAACTAGCCATTGCTTGCTTAGCTTATTACTCAGGTTTGCTCTAGAGAATTTTATAGAGCTTTCTTTGTTGTCCAGGTGCTAGCCTATCCATGATTCtacttattttaaaataagtcAATTTGAGTTCTTATAATTTCTTTCGTAAGTTTATCTGCACTTTGTCCGTAGTTGTCTTCATAATTTTGAGACCTGTATCAAAGTTACAAGCATGAGCATGGAGTGGTCATGAAGAATAAATTGTTTTGCTGTCCTGAAACACGATGTCATCAATTGTGGGTggcttctcttttttttttttttaatttttgattcaaACATAATGAATTTGATTTATTGAAATTGGATCAGAAGTTAATGTCATTGGAACATGATGGATCAGCACACTTATCCAATGATACTTTGCTTATCTAAATTCTTCTAGCAGGtcaatttaacattttaaaaactaccaactcttattttaattttagttttaggCTGCTAATCGACCAAATAAGTAGATTGTCTCTCTGTTTCATGGACCAATCAACATAATTGAAACACAAATGATCAAATGACTGTCTTCTGTCCAGTAATTTTATACAAATGAGAAATAACCTCCCCACTGCATTTTCATTATCAATTCGTGTTCATGCATCATCGAGGAGCGAACAAGCTTTGCAACGTCTCGTAATCTGTTGCCACCTCTGATTTGTTAGACATGACAGCAAATAAATGCAGTCGTATTTCCAATAATTTTCTGAACAAATGTAAGCTATTTCACCTGCTAATGGATTAGATATAACATAAATATCAGCATTTGATCATAGAAACTTTACAGCTCTGCAAGAACGGTCTTAGAAGAcattttttcataaagtttccaaaatcaatcaatcaacaaTTTTCATTGATGTTTGTGTTAGAAAACAAGCATCGTAAAGAGAAATAACAAAAGGCGATGACATGGAAAATAACCAAACTTTCATCAAATAGTGAAATGATCCCATTCCAGAACACTATACAACAGCAAAACAACACAAATGAGCTAGAGTAATTAGAAGTCAAAACAACACAAATTATAACAGCAAAACAACACAAATGAGCTAGAGTAATTAGAAGTCAAAACAACACAAATTATAATAGCAAAACAACACAAATCAGCAATTTCCGTCTGTAATGTCCCTTTCTTCAGCCGCAGCAGCAGCAGCCATCAACTCGTTGAAGTTTTCAGTCTTCCTTAAAACTATCTCAATCTGAGAAACACCTgagaaattataattaaaattaaccaTAATCTAAAGTCAAAATAAGTAATAAGATATAAGATAAAAGGAAGGCAAAGTTACTAAACAACATTAGAAATGTAAAACTATCTAAATACAGCTTCTACATGCAACTATATATATTCCAACTCTCTCTATTATAAAGTGAAGCTAACCACATGATATTGAATAatgtaaaattcaaatcaaCTCAATTTTATATAAGCAGTATCTTATGCATACCAACAGGAGCTGATCATGTCATTTGATAATCTAAAATACTATGTTCCAAATTTGAAACAGAGAAAAAAAGCTTTCAATAAACTTACCTGCAAGTTCCAAGCTGAAAGCAATATTTAGAAATATTGCCGTTTAGTTACCGGCTTCCATGTGTTTTCCATATGTGCTCTATTAGATCTTGTTGCAGTTGAAAGTGAGTATCTCTATCCCTGATCCGGCGATGACATTGAACAAATTCCAAAAGCTCTGCTGAACGCTCCGGTGAGACGGATATTTCAGGAATGCCATCAAATGAATCATAATTATAATCTATATTTTGAACATGTCTTTCATCTTCAACTATCATATTATGTAATATAATACAAGCTTTCATAatacttttgagagttttgcgATGCCAAAATCGTGCTGGTCCACGAACGATGGAAAATCGTGCTTGCAAAACTCCAAATGCTCGTTCAACGTCTTTTCTTGCCGACTCTTGAGCTGTAGCAAACTGTTTGTGCTTATTAGTTTGAGGTGATGGAATTGTTTTTACAAATGTTGACCATGAAGGATATATACCATCAGCAAGGTAGTATCCCATTGTATATTCATGGCCATTGATCGAATAGTTTGCTGGAGGGGCTCGTCCTTCAGCAAGTTCTGTGAATAAGAAAGATCGCTCTAAAACATTAATGTCATTGTGTGATCCTGGTAGTCCAAAAAATGCAGGCCATATCCAAAGATCATACGAAGCGATTGCTTCAAGAACTAGTGTTGGCTCACGAACATGACCAACATACATCCCTTTCCAAGCAACTGGACAATTTTTCCATTTCCAATGCATACAATCAATACTTCCTAACATTCCAGGAAATCCACGACTATCACCTTCTTTTAATAATCTATCTGTATCAGTTTTGGTAGGCGATCTCATGTATCTTTCTGAAAATATTGAAACTATTGCCTCAACAAATTTTTTGAGACTTTCAATCGCAGTGCTTTCACCAATTCTGACATATTCATCAACATAATCAGCTGCAACTCCATATGCAAGCATTCTTAATGCAGCAGTAATTTTTTGAAGAGAAGACAAGCCCAAAAATCCAGCAGCATctcttttttgaataaaatacgGGTCATAAGCTTCTATGGCAGATTGTAAACGAAGAAAAAGAGGTCGACTCATTCGAAATCTCCTTCGAAATAAATTTGGAGAATAAACGGGATTTTCTCCAAAGTAGTCATGATAAAGCTTATAATGGCCATGCATTCTATTACGCCATATATAGGTACGCCTATAAACTGATGTGCGATATAAAGACGCCCGCCTATTTCTATTGACTGATTCTCTTATAGCAGATATTGTCATTTCAATATCATCATCAGAATCAgaatcatcaataaaaaaattaattatacttgTAGAGAGCATGTCTAATGGAAAACAAATTCAGGGAAGTTTAAAGATTATATACTGATATGCTTTTCAATTTGAATGAGTTCTTAAGATCTTGAGTTTCATACCAATTGTTGTctaaaaagagaagaaaagagGAAACGATTGCATCTTGAAGAAGCAGAACTTACTCAACACCAATAAATCAAGGAACATCAGCTGCTTCTATAGGCGTCGGCGGTAATCAAATATATGACTATGAGAAGTGTGTGGCGCAACAATCTTGTATCAAATTAAAGTctatttgttttgttaattgGGTAATTCATTTTTCCAACAAAATGGTATTCTGTGGTGTTCAAGCAGATGGTGGAAAAAGGAATTAGGGAATCACGTATAAAAAAATGAGagggaaaattaaaattaaaaaaagagggAAAGTtgaataattacaaaaagatttataatttagagagtccattgagttcagccaaacattttgctctttatttttaaagatgctctttattttcataaagatgctctttaaaataaagagtatcaTTGCAGTTGCTCTTAGATACTTCTTCACTACGTATTTAGTAAAattgttaggcttaaatctacCATTAGAAGACAGGAACAACGTGGCAAGAAGTTGTGTTTTGACAATAGTATGTTTGCCATGTGTACTAATAAAACTTATATATCGATAAGATTTCAAATCCATGTATAGGATGGCATAATTGTaataaagcaaataaaaaagtaataaattggAACCCAAAAACACTGTTCAATGTATAGTGTTTTTGGATTGTactttatactatatatattgattatacAATAAAGacgaaattataaatttaaaactaatatattatatttaataatttattatacat
This window contains:
- the LOC126686338 gene encoding uncharacterized protein LOC126686338, with the translated sequence MLSTSIINFFIDDSDSDDDIEMTISAIRESVNRNRRASLYRTSVYRRTYIWRNRMHGHYKLYHDYFGENPVYSPNLFRRRFRMSRPLFLRLQSAIEAYDPYFIQKRDAAGFLGLSSLQKITAALRMLAYGVAADYVDEYVRIGESTAIESLKKFVEAIVSIFSERYMRSPTKTDTDRLLKEGDSRGFPGMLGSIDCMHWKWKNCPVAWKGMYVGHVREPTLVLEAIASYDLWIWPAFFRLQSAIEAYDPYFIQKRDAAGFLGLSSLQKITAALRMLAYGVAADYVDEYVRIGESTAIESLKKFVEAIVSIFSERYMRSPTKTDTDRLLKEGDSRGFPGMLGSIDCMHWKWKNCPVAWKGMYVGHVREPTLVLEAIASYDLWIWPAFFGLPGSHNDINVLERSFLFTELAEGRAPPANYSINGHEYTMGYYLADGIYPSWSTFVKTIPSPQTNKHKQFATAQESARKDVERAFGVLQARFSIVRGPARFWHRKTLKSIMKACIILHNMIVEDERHVQNIDYNYDSFDGIPEISVSPERSAELLEFVQCHRRIRDRDTHFQLQQDLIEHIWKTHGSR
- the LOC126686336 gene encoding glutathione S-transferase T3-like, which produces MNFQSFIDDNRNINLNLNSEFSTQQSNSDDISIFTNNSDFGFSIPPETNSTNSKRQRSCNFTVEEDLHIVSSWLNISIDAIQGNEQKHRTYWTRLWEYFHKYRRFESERTHISLMNRWSTIQLATNKFCGCYAQIESRNQSGINEQDKIANAKILFQELNKGKFQFEHCWNILRFKPKWLEDCEKKKPTKKKDKIHVNAPASETGFTLGDDNITGTNFIDLERPPGRKVEKEKKKRKNKEMENDSSDSYMNILQEMREEKKQFNEKKLDIFEKVYVQGQERLLYEKEKMRLEQLKEDERIMGIDTTGMPEMLANFYIRCQSEIIERKSRNF